From the genome of Eucalyptus grandis isolate ANBG69807.140 chromosome 2, ASM1654582v1, whole genome shotgun sequence, one region includes:
- the LOC120285861 gene encoding uncharacterized protein At3g61260-like, with translation MSRSDGRGGEGELAAAVAATALAVDRIEGSAIPNRNPASAGPESTLTKAKSKRQSVSTKLETGEESIKSLDREIPITGTTQPVQKRPTLAEKLLESTEDAKEGAPTPPKPSPSVKRASSSADKQFKKVTSIKPEISSSKPLPTIKSTAPPPPEFKTRQSSAIPGSESKADAWLRQELSRIKNSHDNLNAVIASWETQKKKKARRKLDATESELQRKREQASKTYQTGMQRIELIVAAARAQAQERQRREGLMAQDKADRLGTTGKLPTTCFCF, from the exons ATGAGCCGGAGTGATGGACGTGGAGGTGAAGGCGAACTAGCTGCTGCCGTGGCTGCCACAGCCTTGGCAGTCGACAGGATCGAAGGATCCGCCATACCCAACCGCAACCCAGCGAGTGCGGGCCCAGAGAGCACCTTAACCAAGGCCAAGTCCAAAAGGCAAAGCGTATCGACGAAACTAGAAACTG GTGAAGAATCAATAAAGAGCCTAGATAGAGAAATACCGATAACCGGTACCACCCAACCTGTGCAAAAACGTCCGACTTTGGCCGAGAAGCTCTTGGAAAGCACCGAGGACGCCAAAGAAGGAGCACCCACACCGCCAAAACCATCCCCTTCCGTGAAGAGGGCCTCCTCATCAGCTGATAAACAGTTCAAGAAGGTCACCAGTATAAAACCTGAGATCTCATCGTCCAAACCGCTTCCCACCATCAAATCCACAGCTCCACCGCCACCCGAATTCAAAACTAGGCAAAGTTCGGCAATTCCTGGAAGCGAATCGAAAGCGGATGCCTGGTTGAGACAGGAGCTGTCTAGGATAAAGAATAG TCACGACAACCTGAACGCAGTTATAGCATCTTGGGAGacccagaagaagaaaaaggccagACGCAAATTGGACGCGACAGAG AGTGAACTgcagagaaaaagagaacaagCATCGAAAACATATCAAACCGGGATGCAACGGATTGAACTGATCGTGGCCGCAGCAAGAGCACAGGCACAGGAAAGGCAAAGGAGGGAAGGGTTGATGGCCCAAGATAAAGCAGATAGACTCGGAACCACTGGGAAACTTCCGACTACATGTTTCTGCTTCTGA